The window AGTGGCACAGGACCAACTCTATTATATAGTCCCAAAGGTACTTGTTGTCCATTTTCTTTCAGTTTCAGAACAGTATAATCAAGAGTTACATCAGATATATCAAAACAaggttcaattaaaaaatagttttcattattttctaggCTGTCTTCATAACCAAATGTCACCCTTGCACATTTAGCAATTACGTCTGCCCACTGACTTGGCTCTATTCCTTCTCCCACAATGGCACTTATTACATGTCGACAAGTGAAAATGTACagccctttaaaaacaaaacaggtgcCAGTACCTCTATTTCCATTGTTGTCCCATGATATGTACCCAACTGAGTCACTGAGATGAGAAAGAAGTTTCACTGTTTTAACCTGAGTAGAGTTTTTTGTCAGTTTCCCAAAGTTTGTTTTATGCAACTGAAAtattgttgttcttcttcttcctttcattgtttccttgaagttttttctaattttttcagtTTCGTTTTTCAAAATAGGGTACTGGAGCACAATATCTTTCCACTTGTTTCTTCTCTCCAACTCAGAATTGAGAGTGGCAGCCAAGTCAAAACGCCGAGTGGCAGCCAAGTCAAAACTCTGAGTGGCTGCCATATCAAAATTTTGAGTGGCTGCCATATCAAATTTCTGAGTGGCCACCAAATCAAAATTCTGAGTGCCAGCTGCCCCAGAGCCCATCCTTTTCCCAACCTCAACCTGGAAGAACTTGCCCTCTAAGTCATCAACTCGCTGTGTGCTTTCTACTACAGAGTCCAGGTTTTCAATGAGTTTCCAGTCATAGTCCTCCAGCACAGAAAGAAATCTGCCATCCTTGCATATTGCGTCCTTGATGGTTTCTCCTTTGAAAGCGTAGACACAGAGTTTGCACCCTTGTTTGTGAAGTTCCCCACATTTGACGatccttttccccttcttctcaGTTGCATGGATCAAAAATTTGACACAGTCAGTAGATGCTTTGTCATGCCGGCCAAATATCTGGTTCTCTTCTTTCTGTTCACTTTTACTCCGGGCGAATGTAATTTCCAGGTG is drawn from Saccopteryx leptura isolate mSacLep1 chromosome 1, mSacLep1_pri_phased_curated, whole genome shotgun sequence and contains these coding sequences:
- the LOC136389516 gene encoding serine protease FAM111A-like; its protein translation is MSSTNPKSQRVPFNSKKNTKIEQYFPQIKKEPQDNSDIPQMNTEFKGSPRLTPHTQAQGPKDQAVSQNKVLYITLDVHHRKHQKMKHRLSHSGTDSLSEALDTLQAVRKEREAQQGREMLVRGVEGIEGYINLGMPLCCFPDDCHLEITFARSKSEQKEENQIFGRHDKASTDCVKFLIHATEKKGKRIVKCGELHKQGCKLCVYAFKGETIKDAICKDGRFLSVLEDYDWKLIENLDSVVESTQRVDDLEGKFFQVEVGKRMGSGAAGTQNFDLVATQKFDMAATQNFDMAATQSFDLAATRRFDLAATLNSELERRNKWKDIVLQYPILKNETEKIRKNFKETMKGRRRTTIFQLHKTNFGKLTKNSTQVKTVKLLSHLSDSVGYISWDNNGNRGTGTCFVFKGLYIFTCRHVISAIVGEGIEPSQWADVIAKCARVTFGYEDSLENNENYFLIEPCFDISDVTLDYTVLKLKENGQQVPLGLYNRVGPVPLNGLIYIIGHPDGEAKSTDACAVIPQSQRVERYMEHLQDRVAEGHYDYMRYIYMYTQRSFLEMAPSPDVITYDTSFYFGSSGSPVFDSKGSLVAMHAAGFTYDYQSGISSIIEFGSSMYSILHDIQQNHRALYEEVFTTHQDVEMVSDGVKDTENSVSL